The genomic DNA ATTGTATCTCTCGACGGTCTTTTTTAGCTCTGCAGCAGGGATTTTATAAGCTGCAGCTAGTTCGTCTAGGGTTTCAAATTTCTTTAGTACGCCAGATTCTAGCGGTTTAGTGTAGTGCTCAGGTATGACCATATTTTTTACGCCATCACTATCGCAGAAGTTGATCGGATAGATATCAGCTTTTGCGTCGATTACTTTAAACATAGCTTGAGAGCGAGTGCGGCGGTCTGCTAGCTCGTTCATGTAGCGTTTGCCGGTTCTTGGATCTACTGAGATACCGTAGCGGAAGCTTCCGTTTACGTTAAACATAGAGCCTACGCCAAAGCCTTTTTCATCAGGGCATGCCCATGGACCAAACTGTATCCAGCTTAGCTGCACCGGAGTTGCGCCGATTCTTAAAGCCTCTTTCATAGCGCCTGCGGTAGCTCCTGGGTGGTTGGTGCTATCTGTGGTAGGTAGGATAGATGGATCTTGGACTTGTCTAAAGAATATGTCGCGGCAAAATCCTCCTGCTGCTAGCACTATGCCTTTTTTAGCTTTTATAGTCTTTTTAGTTCCTGTAGTGTTTTCGGCGTCGTCTTTTTGACTCTTTGAGTCGAATTTATAATCCTCTCTGATGATCACGCCGTCTACGCCGCCGTCTTCGCCTAGAACGAATTCGTCAAATTTAGCTCTTTGTCTTAGCTCGCAGCCTTGTAGGTTTTTAAAGTATTCTACCATCGGCTGAACGATACCCGAACCCGAGCCGTTAGCTGTTTGAAGCGATCTAGGTACGCTGTGTCCGCCTGCGTGAGTAACTTTATCTATGTATTTAGCGCCGCATTTTAGAGTTAGTTTATATGCGTCTTGAGCGCGAGTAGCGATGGTGTCGATGAGATCTACGTGGTTTAGTCCGCGGCCGGCTTTTAGGCAGTCTTTGATAAATAGCTCGTTGCTATCTTTGATGCCTTCTGCTTTTTGTTTGTCGCTGTTTGGAACGGCAAATATGCCGCCATTAATTACGGAGTTACCGCCGACGCGTCCCATCTTTTCTAGGATTAGGACTTTATTGCCCTTTTCGGCTGCGGTGATACCGGCTGCTAGTCCTGCAAAACCGGAACCAACGATAACTACGTCCCACTCCTCGTCAAATTTGACGTCTTTAGCGTTAACAGCTGCTTGTGCATTTACTCCGCCTAGAGCCAAAGCTCCGGCACCTACCATACTTAACTTAACAAAATCCCTTCTTGAAACGTTTGAGTTTTTCATAGCTTCTCCTTAAATTTATTTAGCTATTACCTGTAAATCTTTAATTTACGACTCTACTCTAAATACCTTTATTACTATTGGTGTCTTTTGAGCGTCCTCCTTGGATTAAATTTATTTTAGCTAGTGTTATTATAGGACTTAACTTTAAAGAATAAGCTTAAATGAAGTTGTAATTTATAATTTATTTGTAATATTAAAGGATATATTTGTCTTGAGAGGAGTGATTGTATCGGGCTAAGGATGGTGAAAAATAAAATTCAAATTTACAGGATTAAATTTGAATTGTGACGTTAAATTTGGAGGTAGAGAGCGGCGGTTGGATGGTAAATTTAAATTAATCGGCAAAAATTTGCAGATGAAACGGCGGCAAATTTAACCATATTTGCCGCTTGAAAGCTAAATTTAGCCTAGTCTTTTATGTAAAATTTGAGAAAATCCCCATAGAAGTCTTGCCTGCGCGAGTTCGGTTTTTTCGAGTTTTGCTACCATCATCTCTTCGTTTTTGCCTAGGCGCGAAACCACCTCGCCAAATGGGCTAATCAGCATCGAATCGCCGTAAAAGCTCCACTGCTCGCCGCTTGCGGCCTTGTGATTGCCGACGCGGTTTACGCGCAGAACATAGACGTTGTTCGTAAAGGCGCGGGTTTTTAGCAACTCTTCCCAGCGCGACTCGCTAAAAAACGTGCATGCGGTAGGGACTACGACGGCATCGACCTTCTTGCGCGCCATATACGCCCATGCCGCGTCAAAATGCGCCTCAAAGCCAAACATCACGCCGATTTTAAATTTCTCGTAGCTAAAAACTGGCAAATTTAGCTCGCCCTCGGCCTTGTTGTCAAAAAATTTCGTCTCGTTCCAGTGCAGGTAGGGCATCAAGATCTGCTGCTCGTAAAAGCGCGACGACGCGGGGCTAAATCTCGCCGCAACCTTAATGAAGCCTTTGCCTTTTGGTAACACGAGCGGGGCTAGGATTTCTAGATTGTATTTTTGCGCCATCGCGGCAAGCGCGTGCTTTTTGCGCTCGCTTTGTTCCTTGATGAGACTTTTTGGCATTAGCTCTAGCTCTTTAAAAAAGCTGTTTAGCACGTACTCGCCAAGCACCACGAGCCTGGCTCCCTCATCGGCACAAATCCTAAAATAATAATCAAGCCGCGACTCGCTCATGGGCTGCGTGGGTAGCTGCAGGGCGCAAACGGCCGCGGTAGCGTTATTCATCGTCTGCATCCTTTACCACTAGCTTTGCGTTTTGCAGGATCTTGTCTGCTTCCTCGAGTAGCTTTTTGCCTTCTTTATGTAGCTTGACGCTTTGTTCTAGGCTCAAATTTTCATCGCCTAGCTGTTTTAAAATTTCATTTGCTTTGGCGAGTTTGCTTTCAAAATCCTCGCTTAAATTCTCACTCATCTAAAACCTTTTTTATGATTTTTTCAAATTTATCTACTTCGACCAAAAACGCGTCGTGGCCGTAGTCGCTGTCTATCTCGTGATAATCGCACGCCTTGCCGATACCGCACAGCGTCTCGTGCATTTCGCGCATGCAGCTTGGCGGAAACAGCATATCGCCGCTAAATGCGACCAGCGTAACTTTAGCGCAAATAGGCAAAAGAGCGTGCGCAAGGTCATCGTAGTGGCGCGTGCAGTCAAAGATATTCATCATCTTTACGATATAAAGGTAGCTCAGCGGATCAAAGCGCTTTGGAAAGCTGTGGCCGTTGTACTCCATATAGCGATCGACCTGAAACCGCCCCGTAAGCTCGTAAAGGCCGTCGGTTTCTACGTAGTTGCGGCCAAATTTGGAATCCATGGAGCTAGGCGAGAGAAAGCTGATGTGCCCCGCCATACGCCCTAGCGCCATGCCGGTTAGCCCCTGAGCGGCGATGTCGTTTTCGTCGTATTGTCCGTCTTTGAAACCTGGATCGCGTAGGATGCCCTCGATCGCTATTTTGTTAAACGCGATCGCCCAGGCCTTGCTCTGATAGGTGCTGGCTAGGATGATGACGTTTTTGGCGAAATTTGGAAATTCGATCGCAAAACAAAGCGCCTGCATGCCGCCTAGGCTACCGCCCACGACCGCATGCGCTCGCTCTATGCCTAAGTGCTCAAAAAGCCTCATCTGCGCCTTTACGACGTCGCTGATGGTTAGCACCGGAAAGCGTAAACGATACTGCTTGCCCGTGCTTTTTTCGATACTTAGGGGATTTGTAGAGCCGAAATTTGAGCCGAGGATATTTACGCAGATGACGAAAAATTTGCTCGTATCTATGCCTTTGCCTTCGCCCACTAGCGCGTCCCACCAGCCAAATTTCTGCTCGTTTTCGTATCTGCCTGCGGCGTGGTGGCTGCCAGTTAGCGCGTGACAGACGACTATGACGTTGCTTTTATCTTGGTTTAGCTCGCCGTATGTTTCGTAGGCAAGCTCAAATTCGGGTAAAATTCGGCCGCTCTCCAGATAGAGCGGCTCGTCAAATTTTACTTTGCCGGTTTGTAAATTTAGCACTAATTGACTTTGTAGTTAGGGGCTTCTTGCGTGATGACGACGTCGTGAACGTGGCTCTCTTTTAATCCAGCGCTCGTGATCTCAACGAACTGGGCTTTTTCCTGAAGGGTTTTGATATCTTTTGAACCCATGTAGCCCATCGCGCTTCGTAGGCCGCCAACTAGCTGATGTACGACCTCTTTTATACTGCCGGCGAACGGTACGCGGCCCTCGATGCCTTCTGGTACGAGTTTATCTTGCGCGGTGCCTTCTTGGAAATATCTATCGCTGCTGCCTTTCGTCATCGCGCCGATACTTCCCATACCGCGGTAGACTTTATACTGGCGTCCTTGGAAGGTTATCACCTCGCCCGGAGTCTCCTCGCAGCCAGCTAGTAAGCTACCCGCCATCACGCAGCTAGCGCCTGCGGCTAGGGCTTTGGCTACGTCGCCTGAGTACTTTAGTCCGCCGTCTGCGATGACTGGGATACCGTATTTTGCAGCTTCGGCCGAGCAGCTATCGACGGCGAAAATTTGAGGTACGCCAACGCCCGCTACCACGCGAGTGGTGCAGATGGAGCCCGGTCCTATGCCTACCTTGATACCGTCGGCGCCTGCTTGCGCTAGGTCTTTGACGGCAGCCGGGTTTGCGATATTTCCCGCGACGACGTCCACTTTTAGCTCGGCTTTAACCTGTTTTAGCGTGTCTAGTACGCCTTTTGAGTGGCCGTGAGCGGAGTCTATGACGATGACGTCTACGCCGGCTTCTGCTAGAGCTTTTGCTCTGTCCATTTGACCTACGCCGATGGCTGCGGCTACGCGGAGTCTGCCGTAGGCGTCTTTGTTCGCGTTTGGATACTCTTTGCGTTTTTTTAGATCTTTTATGGTTATGAGACCTTCTAGGTGGCCGTCTTTATCGACGATAGGTAGTTTTTCTACGCGGTTTTGAGAGAAAATCTTCTCCGCGTCGTCTAGCGTGCAGCCCTTTGGAGCCGTGATTAGCGGGGCTTTAGTCATCCTGTCTTTTACGAGGACGCTTCTGTCGTTTTCAAATCTCAAATCGCGGTTGGTTAGGATTCCTATCAGTTTATTTTCCTCATCTACAACAGGAACGCCAGAGATATGCAGATCCGCCATCATATCAAGCGCCGAGCCTACGCTAGCGTTTGGCGAGATGGAGATAGGATCGATGATTACGCCACTTTCGCTTTTTTTGACGCGGCGGACCTCTTTGACCTGGCTTTGTATGTCCATATTTTTATGTATGACGCCAATACCGCCCAGGCGCGCCATCATGATCGCCGCGCGGTGCTCGGTGACGGTGTCCATCGCAGCCGATACGATCGGGATATTTAGCTCCACGTTTCTGCTAAAGCGCGTTTTTATATCTACTTGTTTGGGCAAAATTTCGGAGTACTGTGGGACGAGTAAAACGTCGTCAAAGGTGAGAGCCTTTGTAACTATCTTCATGCGTTTATCCTTTTATAGAGTTTTCTAAACTAAGTGCGCCTTCTAGCAGCGTTTTTTCATCCCACGCCTTTGCGATGAGCTGAGCCGAGACGTTTAGGCCGTCCGCGTCTTTTGCCACCGGAACCGAGATGGCAGGCAAGCCGGCTAAATTTACACTGATCGTATAGATATCTGACAGATAGGAATCTAGCGGGTTTTTTAGCTCGCCAAATTTATACGCGGTGCTAGGGGCGACAGGCATCAAAATGAGGTCGCATTCGCTCAAAATTTGCTCATACTTGGCCTTGGTGTGAGCGCGAGCTTTTTGAGCCTTGATGTAATACGCGTCGTAGTAGCCGCTGCTAAGCACGAAAGTACCGAGTAAAATTCGCTTTTTTACTTCTTCGCCGAACCCTTCCGAGCGCGAGTTGATGTAGAGTTCTTTTAAATTTTTAGCTTCTGCCCTGCGTCCGTATCTCACTCCGTCGTAGCGGCTGAGATTTGCGCTGGCTTCGGCGGTGGCGATGATGTAGTAGGTCGCGATGTCGCATTTTGAGTTTTCTAAATTTTTATAGATTATTTTGTGGCCTGCGGCTTTTAAAATTTCGACCGCTTTTAAAAGCGCCTTTTTGGTCTCTTCCGAGGCTTCGTTTATGTAGTTTTCGATGACGCAGATCGTGAGTTTTTTGTCCGCGTTTAGTTTGTCCGCTACGCTTTCAAATTTGATATCCGCGCTCGTGCTGTCTTTGTCGTCGTGTCCTGCGATGATGTCGTACAGGATCGCGGCGTCCTCGACGTTTTGCGTTATCGGTCCGATCTGATCGAGCGAGCTAGAGTAGGAGCCCAGGCCGTATCTGCTGACGCGTCCGTAGGTCGGCTTTAGTCCCACGCAGCCGCAAAATGCAGCAGGCTGGCGTATTGAGCCGCCCGTATCGCTTCCTAGAGCAGCCACCGCTAACCCTGCGCCGACCGCGGCAGCCGAGCCGCCCGAGCTACCGCCCGGTACTCTCTCGCGGTTTAGAGGATTTAGCGTTTTGCCGTAGTAGCTGTTTTCGGTCGTATTACCCATGGCAAATTCGTCCATATTCGTACGGCCAAACGGCGCCAAGCCCGCTGCTAGCAGCTTTTCTATAACCGTCGCGTTATAAGGCGCGATGTAGCCTTGTAAAATTTTAGACGCACTCGTTACGCTCCAGCCCTTTACCTGGATGTTGTCTTTTATAGCGATCGGTACGCCCGCACCCAGTTTATCAAGCGGCAAATTTGCCAACTGCTCGACGTAGGCGCCAAGCTCTCTATCTGCGAAAATTTTCTTTTCCAGCTCGTTTCTAAGCTCGGTTACTTCGCCGGCGCTTAGCTTTAGAGCCTCTTTTAAAGTTATCATTTTTTATCCTTAAATTTTATTACCGCTACGATACCCGCGGCTGTGACCGCGAGGATGGCCGCGATAGTCGCCGCGACGAACCAAGCGGAGATAGGCTCAGACATTTTTTAGTACCTTTTCGCATCTCGGGCAGGTTTCGCCGTCGTGCTTAGCGGTAAATTTCCAACATCTCGGGCACTTGTGACGCGTTGATAAAACGAGTTTAAATTTATTGTTTCCGACGTCAAATTCAGCTAGACTGTCGCTGCCGTCTAGGCTCTGGACGTCACTAACCATATACCAGTCGCTTATCTCGTTTATATCTTCGCTCAGGATCAAATTTGAGCTGGTTTGTAGCACGAGCTCGAGGGTTGATTTTATCTTTTTGTCTTTTTTGAGTACGTCGATTAGTTCGAAAAATTTCTCGCGGCTAGCGACTAGTAGTTCGTCGTCTACGTTAAACTCAAAATCTAGCGGTGCGTACTCTAGATCAAAGGCGTCCGCCGCACCGTTTTTGATGATCTCAGGTGCATAGTCCATCACCTCGTCCACGGTGTATGTGAGCGTCGGAGCGATGAGCGGTAGGAGCGCTCTAGTAATTAGCGCCATCGCGCTTTGAGCCGAGCGGCGAGTATCGCTGTCTTTGGCGTCGCAGTATAGGCGGTCTTTGCAGATATCAAGATATATGCCGCTTAAATCCGCACTTAGGAAGTTCATCAGCAGGCTAAAGCCCTTTGAAAAGTCGTAGTTTCTAAACGCCGCTTCGGCCTCGTCGAATGCCTTTTTCGCGCGGCTTAGTATCCAGCGGTCTAGGATGTTGAAATTTGATGTTTCGATATCTTCTAGATCGTTTACGTTGGCTAGCAGAAATCTTATTGTATTGCGTATTTTTCGGTATTGCTCGCTTACTTGTTTTAGGATATTTTCGCTGATTTTTAGGTCGCTAGAGTAGTCGCTAAGCGCAACCCAAAGGCGTAAAATTTCCACGCCGTAGGTTTTAGCGACGTCTGCGGGAGCTACGACGTTGCCCTTGCTTTTACTCATCTTTTGACCGTTTTCGTCGACGGTAAATCCATGCGTGAGCACGCTTCTATACGGCGCTCTTCCTTGCGCGGCGCAGCTTAGCAGTAGCGAGCTTTGGAACCAGCCTCTGTGCTGATCGCTGCCCTCTAGATACATATCAGCAGGATAGCTACCCGCATCGTAGTCGCCGCTTTTTAGCACAGCAGCCCACGTCGAGCCGCTGTCAAACCAGACGTCTAGGATGTCCATAACTTTTTCTAAATTTTGCGGGTCATATTTGCAGTTTGCCGGCAAGAGATCTTTTATCTCACTGTCCCACCACGCGTCAGCGCCTTTTTGCTCAAATATCGCTGCGACGTTATCTAAAATTTCATCATCAAATATCGGCTCTTTGGTATCCTTATGCCTAAAAAACGCTATCGGCACGCCCCAGTCGCGTTGGCGCGAGATGCACCAGTCAGGACGATTTTCTATCATCGAGCCTATCCTTTTTACGCCGCTTGCAGGGTAAAATTTGACATTTTCAAGTTCTTTTAGCGCGACTTCTCGTAGCGTTTTGCCCTCGATTTTCGGTTCGTCCATGGCGATAAACCACTGCTTCGTAGCGCGGTAGATGACCGGCTTGTGCGTTCTCCAGCAAAATGGATATGAGTGGACGAATTTGCTAACTTTTAGCAAATTTGAGCCTAGAAGCTCTAAAATTTTCTCGTTCGCTTTAAAGATATGCATGCCGATTAGTTCGTCCGCTACGCCGTCTGGAAATAACTTTTTGGCCTTTAGCGTTTCGTCGTATAGTCCGCCCTCATCGACGGGCATGATGACTTCGATACCGTATTTTAGGCTGACGTGGTAGTCGTCCTCGCCGTGTCCCGGAGCGGTGTGCACTAGTCCCGTACCGCCATCCATAGTGACGTGATCGCCTAGGATAAATAGCGATTTTCTGCCGTTTAGCGGATTAACCGCGTGCAGGTTTTCAAGCTCGGCCGCGGCAAATTCTTTTAAAATTTCGCCCTTAGTTAGACCTTCTTTTTCCAGCTCGCTTAGCATCTCTTTGGCAAATATCAAATTTTCAGCCGTTAAAACGTAAATTTCATTTGGATTTAGCGAGATGGCTTGGTTTGCCGGCAATGTCCAAGGCGTGGTCGTCCAGATGACCGCGCTGGCGTCTTTTGTGCCGATTTTCGCCGCGGCTTCTTCGCCTAGCTTAAACGCGACGTAGATGCTGTAGTCCTCTTTGTCCTCGTACTCGACCTCTGCCTCGGCTAGAGCGCTTCTAGCCGCCCAGCTCCAGTATACCGGCTTACTGCGCTCGATCAAAAGTCCGCGTTTGGCGACTTTGCAAAGCGTTTTGTAAATCTCGGCTTCAAATTTAAATTTCATCGTCAGATACGGGTCGTCCCAGTCGCTAGCGACGCCTAGCTGCTTAAAGCTCTCCCTTTGCACGTCGATAAATTCTCTCGCGTGCTCGCGGCAAAGCTCGCGGATCTGCGTTTTGCTGAGGCTCTTTTTCTTGTCGCCCAGTTTTACCTCGACTTGCTGTTCGATCGGTAGTCCGTGGCAGTCCCAGCCCGGCGTAAATCTCACGTTTTCGCCGAAAAAGTAGTGCGTTTTTAAGATGATGTCTTTTAGGGTTTTGTTTAGCGCGTGTCCGATGTGGATGTTGCCGTTGGCGTAGGGAGGGCCGTCGTGCAGAGTGAAGCTTTTGGCGGCTTTTTGCCTTTTAGCTTTCATTTTTTCGTAGATTTTTCTATCATCAAACCACGATTTTAAGCGTTTGGGTTCGTTTTCGGGCAGGTTGCCGCGCATGGGAAATTCTGTGTTTGGAAGCAATAATGTATCTTTGTAATCCATAGGTTCGCCTTGAAGTAAAAAATTGGTAGATTCTATCCAAACGGCGATTAAATGCTACTGAAAAAACGCTATTTTAAGCTAAATTTATGTAAGATGTTTTTGGTTTTTAAAGGAGAAAACAGTGAAAAACGCACTACTGATCATCGGCGAAGATATCGGCGTAAACGCGCCTTTTTTGGATTATATTTTTTGCGCTTACAAGCGGCATTTCGGCGAGCTTGGCGAGTTTAGGTTCGTTAGCAAAAGCGACAAGGAGCTACCATTTATTATAGAGCATATTCTCGCACGCTCGGATAGTCTTTGCATCTACGCGTCGAGTCAAAACTGCTCCGTCGCGGCTAAAATTTTAGCTACGTTAAGCGGCGATATTTTGGAACTAAAATCCCCGCAAATGCTAGCTCCCAGCAGAGCCGAAAAATTTAGCGACGATGGATTTTTAATTAAACTAAATCAAACTTACGTAAATTTATTAAAGGCGGACGCGAACCAAAAACTGCCTGCCATAGATATCAAAACGCAGCGAGATTTCGACTATTTTCATCTTGTAGATATCGACGAGGAGAGCGCGAAAATCCTGCTCGAACCGCTGGCAAAAACCTATGATGTGCAGATTTATCCTTCTCAAATTTTGTCAAATTTGACGCTACTTAGAGTGGAGGCGAACAAATTCGGTCAAACCAGCGGCTTTATAAACGGCGCGAAAAATCTCTTTTCGGGCAAATTTGTTGAGGGCGAGGATGTTTTTCGTCACGTTGCGAGCACGCTCATTGAAAGCGGGCTAAAGCTTACATTTGCCGAGTCTTGCACGGCCGGGCTTGCCGCAGCGAAATTTGGCGCTTTTGCCGGAGTTTCTGCTGCATTTAACGGCTCGCTAGTGACCTATGCAAACGAGATGAAACGCGACTGGCTGGGTGTTAGCGATGAGATTTTACAAACTTACGGTGCGGTGAGCGAGCAGTGCGTGATGGCGATGCTAAAAGGCGCGCTAAAAGCGAGCGAATCGGACTTTTCTCTAGCTATCAGCGGTATCGCCGGGCCTGACGGCGGTAGCGAGGCAAAGCCTGTGGGGACGGTATTTGTGGGAGCCTATGCAAAAGACGGCGAGTGCATCATCGAGAGGCTAAATTTAAACGGAGATCGCAACTATATAAGAGAGCAAAGCGCGCTGGCGGCGTACGTTTGCCTGCTAAAGCTAAAGCCGAGGCTATTTTTGGCGTAAATTTGGGTTAAATTTGATGAAATTCGTCAAATTTGTGCTTGCTAAAATTTAAAGTAGATGGGTTTTGTTCTATTAAATTTGTAAAAAAGACGCCGACAAATTTAAAATTTACCGCCGTTTTTCACTGGAGCAGAGTGACAAATTAGCTCCGCCAAACTTAAAATTTAGCGTAAATTTAAGCCTGACGGACGAAATTTATAAAGTAAAACCGCGAATTATTTTTGATACGGCGTCGTCTCGTAGCCTTGATTTATGAGGCTGCCCATGCCGCCGTCAAGATTTATTATATTTAGTTCCGGCGAATCTATCATCGCCGCCGCCGCAGCGCTTCTGCGTCCGCTTCTGCATATGAGCGCGACCGGTTTTTTTAGATCGACATTGGCTTTTAACTCGTTCAAAAAACCCTCTTTATCGGTTGCGTTAAAAGTGATAGTCTTTGCGCCCTTTATTACGCCCGTTTCCATCCATTCAGCAGGCGTTCTTATATCAACGATCTGCTCGTAGTTTTTGATCGCCTCGGGACTAACTTGCACCGTAGAAATTTCCGCAAAAGCCATCGCAGCAGCCGCTCCTAAAAGTAAAATTTTTCTCATTTTCTCTCCTTAAATTTGACGGCGTGAATATTAGCACTCAATTTTAAATATTTTGTCATTCTAAAATCACTCCAGCATAAATTTTTCTTTTTTAATAATTAATATTTTCATAGGACAAACGCTATAATCGCAAATCCATATCAATACAAAGGATAAAAATGAAAAAAGTTTTTTCGCGCTTAGCTTGCTTTCAAGCTTTTTGTTTGCCGCGGAGGTAAATATTCTGCGCGCCACTACGACGCCGACAGCGAGCTTTATAAGCTTTTTGAGCAAAAGACGGGTATCAAGGTAAACGCCACGCAGGCAAAAGCGGGCGAGCTAATCAAAAAGCTCGAAGTAGAAGGGGGTGGCTCTGCGGCGGATATCTTTATCACCGCAGACGCTGGAAATTTCTACACCGCAAAGACTAAAGGCGTGCTACAATCCGTCAAATCAGAAACTCTGGAAAAAATCGTACTGGAGTAGTATAGAGACAACGACGGCCAGTGGTTTGCTATCTCAAAACGCGCCAGAGTCATCGTTTATGATAAAAGAGACTTCGATCCTAAAGGCATCAAGGACTACGAGGATCTAACAAAGCCTGAGCTAAAAGGCAAACTGCTAATCAGAAGTGCGACGGCTCCGTATAGCAAGTCGCTACTAGCGGCTATCATCGAGGCCGACGTAAAGACGCGGCTACTAAATGGGCTGAGGGCACGCTAAAAAATCTAGCCCGCGATCCAAAAGGCGGCGATAGGGATCAGGCTAAGGCTATCTACGCAGGGGAGGGCGACGTAGCGGTGATGAACACCTACTACATAGGCCTCATGCTAACCTCTCCGAAAGCCGAAGACGTCGAGGCTGCGAAGAATCTGGGCATCATTTTCCCTAATCAAGACAACCGCGGCACGCACGTAAACATCAGCGGTATCGCGCTAACAAAGGCTGCTAAAAACAAAGAAAACGCCGTTAAATTTATGGAGTTTATGGTGAGCCCTGAGACGCAAAAGATACTTGCGGGTATAAATTTCGAGTATCCGATCAACGCAGAGGTCGAGCCTAGCGACATCGTAAAAGGCTTTGGTAAATTTAAAGAAGACTCCACTCCGCTTTATAAAAGTGTGCAAAACACGAACGAGGCTATTAAAATTTACGACGTAGCCGGCTGGAAAATAATGAAAGTAAAATTTGGGGCGATTTTTATCGCCCTTATCGTTTTTGATCCCCATTTTTAGCATATTTTTCGAGATCGCTTTGGGCGACTACTCCTTGCTCGAGCATTTTTTAAGTATCTTTTTATGGGGTATATCCAAGGTACTTTTGCCGTCGCGGCGGGCGTTTTGGCGCTTAGTCTGGTTATCGCCGTGGTTTCGGCGTGGCTGGTGGCGAACTACCGCTTCGCGCTCTCAAATTTCTTTGAATATGCCCTCATTCTTCCGTTTGCGATTCCTGCTTATATATTTAGCTTTTGCTACGTCGGGATTATGGATTACGGCGGATATTTTCATCAAATTTTCGGCTTTAGGCTAGAGTTTATGAATATCTACGGAGTGATTTTCGTGCTGTCGTTGTCGCTTTATC from Campylobacter showae CSUNSWCD includes the following:
- the ileS gene encoding isoleucine--tRNA ligase, translated to MDYKDTLLLPNTEFPMRGNLPENEPKRLKSWFDDRKIYEKMKAKRQKAAKSFTLHDGPPYANGNIHIGHALNKTLKDIILKTHYFFGENVRFTPGWDCHGLPIEQQVEVKLGDKKKSLSKTQIRELCREHAREFIDVQRESFKQLGVASDWDDPYLTMKFKFEAEIYKTLCKVAKRGLLIERSKPVYWSWAARSALAEAEVEYEDKEDYSIYVAFKLGEEAAAKIGTKDASAVIWTTTPWTLPANQAISLNPNEIYVLTAENLIFAKEMLSELEKEGLTKGEILKEFAAAELENLHAVNPLNGRKSLFILGDHVTMDGGTGLVHTAPGHGEDDYHVSLKYGIEVIMPVDEGGLYDETLKAKKLFPDGVADELIGMHIFKANEKILELLGSNLLKVSKFVHSYPFCWRTHKPVIYRATKQWFIAMDEPKIEGKTLREVALKELENVKFYPASGVKRIGSMIENRPDWCISRQRDWGVPIAFFRHKDTKEPIFDDEILDNVAAIFEQKGADAWWDSEIKDLLPANCKYDPQNLEKVMDILDVWFDSGSTWAAVLKSGDYDAGSYPADMYLEGSDQHRGWFQSSLLLSCAAQGRAPYRSVLTHGFTVDENGQKMSKSKGNVVAPADVAKTYGVEILRLWVALSDYSSDLKISENILKQVSEQYRKIRNTIRFLLANVNDLEDIETSNFNILDRWILSRAKKAFDEAEAAFRNYDFSKGFSLLMNFLSADLSGIYLDICKDRLYCDAKDSDTRRSAQSAMALITRALLPLIAPTLTYTVDEVMDYAPEIIKNGAADAFDLEYAPLDFEFNVDDELLVASREKFFELIDVLKKDKKIKSTLELVLQTSSNLILSEDINEISDWYMVSDVQSLDGSDSLAEFDVGNNKFKLVLSTRHKCPRCWKFTAKHDGETCPRCEKVLKNV
- a CDS encoding CinA family protein, which produces MKNALLIIGEDIGVNAPFLDYIFCAYKRHFGELGEFRFVSKSDKELPFIIEHILARSDSLCIYASSQNCSVAAKILATLSGDILELKSPQMLAPSRAEKFSDDGFLIKLNQTYVNLLKADANQKLPAIDIKTQRDFDYFHLVDIDEESAKILLEPLAKTYDVQIYPSQILSNLTLLRVEANKFGQTSGFINGAKNLFSGKFVEGEDVFRHVASTLIESGLKLTFAESCTAGLAAAKFGAFAGVSAAFNGSLVTYANEMKRDWLGVSDEILQTYGAVSEQCVMAMLKGALKASESDFSLAISGIAGPDGGSEAKPVGTVFVGAYAKDGECIIERLNLNGDRNYIREQSALAAYVCLLKLKPRLFLA
- a CDS encoding rhodanese-like domain-containing protein yields the protein MRKILLLGAAAAMAFAEISTVQVSPEAIKNYEQIVDIRTPAEWMETGVIKGAKTITFNATDKEGFLNELKANVDLKKPVALICRSGRRSAAAAAMIDSPELNIINLDGGMGSLINQGYETTPYQK